A window of the Polyangia bacterium genome harbors these coding sequences:
- a CDS encoding DNA cytosine methyltransferase produces MRVLVACEFSGVVRRAFRARGHDAWSCDLLPAEDDDPHHIQGNVLFYLHETNAYGQWHGPWDLLIAFPPCTHLAVSGARWFARKRQEQALALNFVAALLAARIPRIALENPVGVISTRIRKPGQIIQPWQFGHGETKATCLWLKNLPPLVPTNIVEGRAPRVHHASPGPDRWKERSRTLQGIADAMADQWGSV; encoded by the coding sequence ATGAGGGTATTGGTGGCGTGCGAGTTTTCGGGCGTGGTGCGCCGCGCGTTCCGGGCGCGTGGGCATGACGCGTGGAGCTGTGACCTTCTACCGGCCGAGGATGACGATCCGCACCACATTCAAGGGAACGTGCTGTTCTATTTGCACGAAACGAACGCTTATGGTCAATGGCATGGGCCGTGGGACTTGCTGATCGCGTTTCCGCCCTGCACGCATCTCGCGGTGAGCGGCGCGCGCTGGTTTGCGCGCAAGCGCCAAGAGCAGGCGCTGGCGCTCAACTTTGTCGCCGCGCTGCTGGCGGCGAGGATTCCCCGTATCGCGCTGGAAAATCCGGTCGGCGTGATCAGTACCCGGATTCGGAAGCCCGGTCAGATCATCCAGCCGTGGCAGTTCGGGCACGGGGAAACGAAAGCGACCTGCCTGTGGCTGAAAAACCTGCCGCCGCTGGTCCCGACCAATATTGTGGAGGGGCGCGCGCCGCGCGTGCATCACGCCTCCCCCGGCCCCGATCGGTGGAAGGAACGCAGTCGCACCCTGCAGGGGATCGCGGACGCAATGGCGGACCAGTGGGGGTCGGTATGA